A window of the Thalassoglobus sp. JC818 genome harbors these coding sequences:
- the yidD gene encoding membrane protein insertion efficiency factor YidD, translating to MNSQLSTSDSVPGNQQSELTERDSKELIPADKSLWSRCREALSWSASFILILMVKLYQVTLGPFLGGRCRFYPSCSNYFIQAVRKHGPIKGAWKGLYRLCRCHPFCEGGYDPP from the coding sequence ATGAATTCTCAATTGTCCACCAGTGATTCTGTTCCGGGCAACCAGCAATCCGAGTTGACGGAACGCGATTCCAAGGAACTCATCCCGGCAGACAAGAGTCTGTGGTCGCGATGTCGCGAGGCACTTTCCTGGAGTGCGTCGTTCATCCTGATTTTGATGGTCAAGCTTTATCAGGTGACGCTGGGGCCGTTTCTGGGTGGGCGGTGTCGCTTCTATCCCTCTTGCAGCAACTATTTTATCCAAGCTGTTCGAAAACACGGACCAATCAAAGGGGCGTGGAAAGGGTTGTATCGATTATGTCGATGCCATCCCTTCTGCGAAGGCGGATACGACCCCCCTTAA
- a CDS encoding aminotransferase class IV, with translation MQGQTPICYLDGEVIPFADAKLPIYDLGVMQGATVTERLRTVRHVPYLVREHLLRMQESLRLAEFPIPESLSSTGDVIQHIAETNTRLIPTESDLSIVVFVTAGQAIGDANEMIASSHPTVCVYSAPLPLKKWGSWHRDGIHLVIPDRRQIPIECLDPRIKMRSRLHWMLADQAARKVDPQAVALLLNLGGKLTETSSGNLFVVRDNQLKSPPKEQTLNGISQQVVVELCGRLGLEFSFEELSPADLTDADEAFVTSSTYCLVPVRAVNSVECFSSIPGPVTLRIQKEWSQQIGLDFVSQCDSASS, from the coding sequence ATGCAAGGACAAACCCCGATCTGCTACCTCGACGGAGAAGTGATTCCGTTCGCAGATGCCAAGCTTCCCATCTATGACCTCGGAGTCATGCAGGGAGCGACGGTCACGGAACGCCTGCGGACTGTGAGACACGTCCCCTATCTCGTCCGAGAGCATCTGCTCCGCATGCAAGAATCACTGCGACTCGCAGAGTTTCCAATTCCAGAGTCCCTCTCTTCGACTGGCGATGTCATTCAGCACATCGCCGAGACGAATACCCGCTTGATTCCGACAGAGTCTGACTTATCAATCGTCGTCTTTGTCACAGCCGGACAGGCGATTGGAGATGCCAACGAGATGATCGCGAGCAGTCATCCGACCGTTTGTGTTTACTCAGCGCCGCTTCCTCTCAAGAAATGGGGAAGCTGGCATCGAGATGGAATTCACCTGGTGATCCCCGATCGACGGCAAATCCCGATCGAGTGCCTCGATCCTCGCATCAAAATGCGGAGCCGGTTGCATTGGATGCTCGCAGACCAAGCAGCACGCAAAGTCGATCCCCAAGCGGTGGCATTGCTACTGAATCTCGGAGGAAAACTCACCGAAACCAGTAGCGGAAACCTGTTTGTGGTGCGGGATAATCAACTCAAAAGTCCCCCCAAGGAACAGACGTTGAACGGCATTAGCCAGCAAGTTGTCGTCGAGCTTTGCGGCCGCTTGGGTTTGGAATTCTCATTCGAGGAACTTAGCCCAGCTGATTTGACCGACGCTGATGAAGCATTTGTGACTTCGTCGACGTATTGCCTCGTCCCGGTCCGGGCAGTCAATTCGGTGGAGTGTTTTTCGTCAATTCCGGGACCTGTGACACTCCGGATCCAGAAAGAATGGAGCCAGCAAATCGGCCTCGATTTCGTATCGCAATGCGATTCGGCGAGTTCGTGA
- a CDS encoding sigma-70 family RNA polymerase sigma factor, protein MPFIETDRQILTRCLEREAGAWEEFVDRFLGTFVHVISHTAHARSVRLTQDDIDDLCSEIFLTLLKNEFAVLRHFRGKSSLASYLVVVSRRIVVKSLVKRKQLEAMGHVNAHQSSLDQGGADHVQRLSDSEEVRVLIAQLPSSEASIVRLYHIDGKTYREISNELGIPENSVGPTLHRARERMKQLKVASDS, encoded by the coding sequence GTGCCTTTCATTGAAACAGATCGTCAGATTCTAACGCGGTGTCTCGAACGGGAAGCGGGTGCGTGGGAGGAATTTGTTGATCGTTTTCTGGGAACGTTCGTGCATGTCATCTCTCATACCGCTCACGCTCGAAGTGTCCGGTTAACGCAAGATGACATCGACGATTTGTGCTCCGAAATCTTTCTCACGCTCCTCAAGAACGAATTCGCTGTTCTTCGACACTTTCGCGGAAAGTCTTCGCTCGCTTCTTATCTCGTCGTCGTCTCCCGACGAATCGTTGTCAAATCGCTGGTCAAGAGGAAGCAGCTCGAGGCCATGGGGCATGTGAATGCTCATCAGTCCTCTCTCGATCAGGGCGGAGCAGACCATGTTCAACGGCTCTCCGATTCTGAAGAAGTTCGAGTCTTAATCGCGCAGCTACCATCGTCGGAAGCGAGCATTGTCAGGCTTTACCACATCGACGGAAAAACGTACCGCGAAATCAGCAACGAGTTGGGAATCCCCGAGAATTCCGTCGGGCCAACACTTCACCGGGCACGCGAACGGATGAAACAGCTTAAAGTCGCCAGCGACTCCTGA
- a CDS encoding MazG nucleotide pyrophosphohydrolase domain-containing protein: protein MTLRELQDLIQVMYSSKDEQRGIDGTFMWLLEEVGELAGALREGTQEEIAREFADVLAWLATIANVANIDLQDAVREKYGNGCPGCGAMVCACGIEEKP, encoded by the coding sequence ATGACTCTTCGAGAACTTCAAGACCTCATTCAAGTGATGTATTCATCGAAAGATGAGCAACGAGGGATTGATGGCACGTTCATGTGGCTTCTAGAGGAGGTCGGCGAACTGGCCGGAGCGCTCCGCGAAGGAACGCAAGAAGAGATCGCCCGTGAGTTTGCCGACGTGCTGGCCTGGCTCGCGACGATTGCCAATGTCGCCAATATTGACCTGCAGGATGCCGTTCGTGAGAAGTACGGAAACGGCTGTCCGGGCTGCGGAGCGATGGTGTGTGCTTGCGGAATTGAAGAGAAGCCGTAA
- the asnS gene encoding asparagine--tRNA ligase, whose protein sequence is MARPSHRIASLLYEIDPGSQVVASGWVRTRRDSKNGFSFIELNDGSCMSNLQIVIDASVPGYEEHIKEAGTGASIEVRGELKESPGSKQRVELHASEFTLLGKADGDTYPLQKKRHSFEYLREIAHLRPRTNTFGAIARVRNCVCRTIHDFFQDRGFLYVHTPIITTSDCEGAGEMFTVTTLDQIASSKGDYSEDFFGKKASLTVSGQLEAEIYACSVGPVYTFSPTFRAENSNTTRHLSEFWMIEPEVPFFELEDNMQLAEEFIKTLVQKCVDECAEDMAFFNERIDNEIMTTLRNILDNDFRRISYTEAVDLLLASGKDWEYPVSWGTNLQAEHERWLTEEHFGQPLIVYDYPRTIKPFYMYCNEDEKTVRAMDVLVPRVGEIIGGSQREHRLDVLEKRLVECGLDAEEYWWYLDLRRFGSVPHSGFGLGLERAILLLTGMQNIRDVIPFPRTPKNAEF, encoded by the coding sequence ATGGCGCGTCCATCCCACCGCATTGCCAGTTTACTGTACGAGATCGACCCTGGATCACAAGTCGTTGCTTCAGGTTGGGTGAGAACCCGACGTGATTCGAAGAACGGCTTTTCGTTCATCGAACTGAACGACGGGTCGTGCATGTCCAACCTGCAAATCGTGATCGACGCCAGCGTGCCCGGTTACGAGGAGCACATTAAGGAAGCAGGGACCGGCGCCAGCATTGAGGTTCGTGGAGAACTCAAAGAGTCACCCGGTTCGAAGCAGCGCGTTGAACTGCACGCGAGCGAATTCACGCTTCTCGGCAAAGCTGACGGTGACACCTATCCGCTTCAGAAGAAACGTCACAGCTTCGAGTATCTTCGTGAAATCGCCCATCTGCGACCTCGAACGAACACCTTCGGTGCCATCGCCCGGGTTCGCAATTGCGTGTGCAGAACAATCCACGACTTCTTCCAGGATCGCGGATTCCTTTACGTTCACACGCCGATCATCACGACCAGTGACTGTGAAGGCGCCGGGGAAATGTTCACGGTCACCACGCTGGATCAGATTGCCAGTTCGAAGGGAGACTACAGCGAAGACTTCTTCGGAAAGAAGGCGTCACTCACGGTTTCCGGTCAGCTCGAAGCGGAGATCTACGCTTGCTCTGTCGGCCCTGTTTATACATTCAGCCCGACGTTTCGAGCAGAGAACTCCAACACGACGCGGCATCTGTCTGAGTTCTGGATGATCGAACCAGAGGTTCCGTTCTTCGAACTCGAAGACAATATGCAACTCGCTGAGGAGTTCATCAAAACACTGGTGCAGAAGTGCGTCGACGAGTGTGCTGAAGACATGGCGTTCTTCAACGAACGAATCGACAATGAGATCATGACCACGCTTCGGAATATCCTCGACAACGACTTCCGAAGGATCTCGTACACTGAAGCTGTCGATCTTCTGCTTGCTTCCGGAAAAGACTGGGAATACCCCGTGTCATGGGGAACCAACCTGCAGGCAGAACATGAACGTTGGCTGACAGAGGAACACTTCGGACAACCGTTGATCGTCTACGACTATCCCCGGACGATCAAGCCGTTCTACATGTACTGCAATGAAGATGAAAAAACCGTGCGGGCGATGGACGTTCTCGTTCCGCGAGTCGGGGAAATTATCGGCGGCAGTCAGCGTGAACACCGCCTCGACGTTCTCGAAAAACGGCTCGTTGAATGTGGGCTCGACGCGGAAGAATATTGGTGGTATCTCGACCTGCGACGCTTTGGTTCGGTGCCGCATAGCGGATTCGGCCTCGGTCTCGAAAGAGCGATCCTCCTACTCACGGGGATGCAGAACATCCGCGACGTGATCCCGTTTCCACGAACTCCAAAGAACGCCGAATTCTAG
- a CDS encoding reverse transcriptase domain-containing protein, producing the protein MGWFDFLRKIFGFGRAESTQSTQTVVEAPAPQTAPPQASEPVEKREPKPRPSNNEPRPDVHLRALDYVPSTVPTPPDREIVSEKPYRFAVPAPRTGEFLDLSRDSDERWLEYYGLPRLKTPDDLADWLGVTTGTLAWLTHRFREGHRPTDAHDSHYHYSWIAKRSEGWRLIEAPKSKLKEVQTKILRGILDSVPAHSSAHGFVPGRSIVSNATPHTGSKFILKMDLEDFYPSVKYSRVVAIYRSLGFSREVSLWLARLSVSALPWSLKSPVAAHEYVTYTAHHLPQGAPTSPALANLSAYGLDIRLAGMANAYRIRYTRYADDLTFSGPGLSIPALNEFIPLTKKIIREERFSMNRRKLKVIRNSQRQTVTGVVVNEKPNVSRKEFDQVKAILYNCIKHGPQSQNRAEIVNFAEHLRGRIAHISQLNPRRGAKLMRMYSQIGW; encoded by the coding sequence ATGGGATGGTTCGATTTCCTCCGGAAAATCTTCGGGTTCGGTCGCGCGGAATCCACACAATCCACACAAACTGTCGTCGAGGCTCCCGCTCCGCAGACTGCTCCTCCGCAAGCTTCGGAGCCGGTCGAAAAACGAGAGCCGAAGCCGCGGCCCAGCAACAATGAGCCTCGACCGGATGTGCATCTTCGGGCTTTGGATTATGTCCCGAGCACAGTTCCGACTCCACCGGATCGCGAGATCGTCTCCGAAAAGCCGTATCGGTTTGCCGTCCCTGCCCCCAGAACTGGCGAGTTTCTGGACCTCAGCCGCGACAGCGATGAACGCTGGCTCGAGTATTACGGACTCCCTCGTCTGAAAACACCGGACGATCTCGCCGACTGGTTGGGCGTGACGACGGGCACCCTCGCATGGCTGACACATCGTTTTCGCGAAGGACATCGTCCGACAGACGCGCACGACAGTCACTATCACTATAGTTGGATCGCGAAGCGTTCCGAAGGTTGGAGGCTCATTGAAGCCCCCAAGTCGAAACTCAAAGAAGTCCAGACGAAAATTCTTCGCGGGATTCTCGACTCCGTACCTGCCCACTCATCCGCTCATGGTTTCGTGCCGGGGCGGTCCATTGTTTCGAATGCCACCCCGCATACCGGAAGCAAATTCATTTTGAAGATGGATCTCGAAGACTTCTATCCGTCGGTGAAGTACTCGCGCGTCGTCGCAATTTACCGAAGTCTCGGATTCAGTCGGGAAGTCAGTTTGTGGTTAGCCCGCCTGAGCGTCTCTGCCCTGCCGTGGAGCCTCAAGTCTCCAGTCGCTGCCCACGAATATGTGACTTACACCGCTCATCATTTGCCTCAAGGGGCACCCACTTCCCCGGCACTGGCCAACCTTTCGGCATACGGCCTCGACATTCGACTGGCTGGAATGGCGAATGCCTATCGAATTCGATACACGCGGTACGCAGACGACCTCACGTTTTCCGGCCCTGGTCTTTCGATTCCCGCGTTGAACGAATTCATTCCGCTCACAAAGAAGATCATCCGTGAAGAACGTTTCTCGATGAATCGTCGGAAGCTGAAAGTGATTCGCAACTCTCAACGTCAAACCGTGACGGGAGTCGTAGTCAACGAGAAACCGAACGTCTCGCGGAAAGAGTTCGATCAGGTGAAAGCGATTTTGTACAATTGCATCAAACATGGCCCGCAATCACAGAATCGTGCAGAGATCGTAAACTTTGCGGAACACCTTCGCGGACGGATCGCACATATCTCTCAGTTGAACCCACGGCGGGGAGCGAAACTTATGCGAATGTACAGCCAGATCGGCTGGTGA